Proteins found in one Armatimonadota bacterium genomic segment:
- a CDS encoding MFS transporter encodes MKPTLRDYLGISLFWFALSFFWGAVLILVLPDRVEQLVGSHEKDRVLAVITSIGAFVASATQILFGAISDRSRHRMGRRRPYLIVGTLLTTVALFAFPLARTAWTLLGVYIVIQFFLNVANGPYQALIPDRIPWQYHGTASAWMGICTLLGRIGGPFAASLLLGSERGLFWLMVLFALFLNAFMLLNVWLIREEPYTGNSPTLREAIVSSYRVPLKPYPSFVWLLLSRLAIMMGIYTVNFCLLYYLRDTLGYREEAFQLITNFMILSTLTGIFGTIPAGKLADRYSKRLILALSCLICLVAGMGFLFAEDLTIVYIAVGIFGAGFGVFQAVDWALACNLLPEEAPAKYMGVWGIADTLPQVIAPLIAGPIAYTINTQVQMGVGYRALMVLAMVYWAIGTVVIRYIRERDGGITPQASYAHE; translated from the coding sequence ATGAAACCCACCTTGCGCGATTATCTGGGGATTAGCCTCTTCTGGTTCGCGCTCTCTTTTTTCTGGGGAGCGGTGCTGATACTGGTTCTACCCGACCGGGTGGAGCAGCTGGTCGGCTCGCACGAGAAAGATCGCGTGCTGGCGGTCATTACCAGTATCGGTGCGTTTGTGGCTTCCGCCACGCAGATACTGTTTGGCGCCATCAGCGACCGCAGCCGCCACCGTATGGGACGCAGACGCCCCTACCTGATAGTGGGCACGCTACTGACCACTGTGGCACTGTTCGCTTTTCCCTTGGCGCGCACCGCGTGGACACTGCTGGGCGTGTACATTGTGATTCAGTTTTTTCTGAATGTGGCCAACGGACCCTATCAGGCTCTGATTCCCGACCGCATCCCCTGGCAGTATCATGGAACCGCCTCCGCCTGGATGGGCATCTGCACCCTGCTGGGGCGCATCGGTGGACCCTTTGCCGCCAGCCTGCTGCTGGGTTCTGAGCGAGGGCTATTCTGGCTCATGGTGCTGTTTGCTCTCTTCCTCAACGCCTTCATGCTGCTCAATGTGTGGCTCATCCGCGAAGAGCCGTATACCGGCAACTCGCCCACCCTGCGCGAAGCGATAGTCTCCAGCTACCGCGTGCCGCTCAAGCCGTATCCCAGCTTCGTCTGGTTGCTGCTCAGCCGGTTGGCTATCATGATGGGCATCTACACGGTGAACTTCTGCTTGCTATACTACCTGCGTGACACGTTAGGCTACCGCGAGGAAGCGTTCCAGCTCATTACCAACTTCATGATACTCTCCACCTTGACCGGCATTTTCGGCACGATTCCCGCAGGCAAGCTCGCCGACCGCTACAGCAAGCGTCTCATATTGGCTCTCTCCTGCCTCATCTGTCTGGTGGCAGGCATGGGTTTTCTTTTCGCCGAAGACCTGACGATAGTATATATCGCAGTAGGTATCTTTGGGGCAGGATTCGGCGTGTTTCAGGCGGTGGACTGGGCGTTAGCGTGCAACCTGTTGCCGGAAGAGGCTCCGGCAAAGTATATGGGCGTGTGGGGAATCGCAGACACCCTGCCGCAGGTGATCGCTCCTTTAATCGCCGGACCGATTGCTTACACCATCAATACGCAGGTGCAGATGGGCGTGGGGTATCGTGCGCTGATGGTGCTGGCGATGGTGTACTGGGCAATCGGTACGGTGGTGATTCGGTATATTAGAGAAAGGGATGGAGGCATTACACCACAGGCAAGCTACGCACACGAATAG
- the pyrG gene encoding CTP synthase, which produces MTKYIFVTGGVVSSIGKGITVASLGRLLRSRGFKVAPLKFDPYINVDAGTMNPYQHGEVFVTDDGAETDLDLGHYERFIDVDLTRHSNVTTGNIYNAVISKERRGDYLGATVQVIPHITNEIQDRIVLVGKEHNADVVIAEIGGTVGDIEGLPFLEAIRQFKKRAGAENVLYIHVTLIPFVGPWGEVKTKPTQHSVIKLREIGIQPDILVCRTKVPLSDEMKEKISLFCDVEKEAVIEAMDTENIYEVPLRLEELGLANLVVRRLGLPDTPPDLEEWRKMVEVMKRPRYNLYVAVVGKYTGNGDAYISIAEALKHAGIANNARVNIRWIDSEGLEKAPDVAAHLKGFDGIIVAGGFGVRGLEGKIAAIRYARENRIPFLGLCLGLQMAVVEFARHACGLHGAHSEEANPDTPHPVIHLLPEQKDVADKGATMRLGAYPCRIMQRTRAAKLYRDAVVYERHRHRYEVNNEYRERLAEHGMVFSGVSPDYRLVEIVELEGHPFFMATQFHPEFRSRPNRPHPLFVGLVKAALDKSGHRRWEGDESAAAAMPVQVQPEPCDDGHPLEENLLELEEA; this is translated from the coding sequence ATGACCAAGTACATCTTTGTCACCGGCGGCGTGGTGTCATCTATCGGTAAGGGCATCACCGTCGCCAGCCTCGGTCGGTTGCTTCGCAGTCGCGGCTTCAAAGTGGCGCCTCTCAAGTTCGACCCCTACATCAACGTGGATGCAGGCACGATGAACCCCTACCAGCATGGAGAGGTGTTTGTGACCGACGACGGCGCGGAGACCGACCTGGACCTCGGACATTATGAGCGGTTCATTGACGTCGATTTGACGCGCCACTCGAACGTGACCACCGGCAATATCTACAATGCGGTGATCTCGAAAGAGCGCAGGGGCGATTATTTAGGCGCAACCGTGCAGGTCATCCCCCACATCACCAACGAGATTCAAGACCGCATCGTACTGGTAGGCAAAGAGCATAATGCAGACGTGGTCATCGCCGAAATCGGCGGCACGGTGGGCGATATCGAGGGATTGCCCTTCCTGGAAGCCATTCGCCAGTTCAAGAAACGGGCAGGCGCGGAGAACGTGTTGTATATTCACGTCACGCTCATCCCGTTTGTGGGACCCTGGGGCGAGGTGAAGACCAAGCCCACTCAGCACAGTGTGATTAAGCTGCGCGAAATCGGCATTCAGCCGGATATTCTGGTCTGCCGCACCAAAGTGCCCCTCTCCGATGAGATGAAGGAGAAGATTTCGCTGTTCTGCGATGTGGAGAAGGAAGCGGTCATCGAGGCGATGGACACCGAAAACATCTACGAAGTGCCGCTTCGCCTGGAGGAATTGGGACTGGCGAATCTGGTGGTGCGCCGTCTCGGTTTGCCCGACACCCCGCCCGACCTCGAGGAGTGGCGCAAGATGGTGGAGGTGATGAAACGACCTCGCTACAACCTGTACGTGGCGGTGGTGGGCAAGTACACGGGCAACGGCGACGCTTATATCTCCATCGCCGAGGCACTGAAACACGCCGGTATTGCCAATAACGCGCGGGTGAACATCCGCTGGATTGATTCCGAAGGGCTGGAGAAGGCTCCCGATGTGGCCGCGCACCTGAAGGGATTTGACGGCATTATCGTGGCGGGCGGCTTCGGTGTGCGCGGCCTGGAAGGCAAGATCGCTGCTATTCGCTATGCGCGCGAAAACCGCATCCCGTTCCTCGGTTTGTGTCTGGGCTTGCAGATGGCGGTCGTGGAGTTCGCCCGGCACGCCTGCGGATTGCACGGAGCGCACTCCGAAGAGGCGAACCCTGACACGCCGCATCCGGTGATTCACCTGCTGCCCGAGCAGAAGGATGTAGCGGACAAAGGGGCGACGATGCGCCTGGGAGCCTATCCCTGTCGCATCATGCAGCGCACCCGTGCCGCGAAGCTGTATCGCGACGCCGTGGTGTACGAACGCCATCGCCACCGCTACGAGGTGAACAACGAGTACCGGGAGCGTTTGGCAGAGCACGGCATGGTGTTTTCCGGCGTCTCGCCCGACTACCGGCTGGTGGAGATTGTCGAGCTGGAAGGACACCCCTTCTTTATGGCGACACAGTTCCATCCCGAATTCCGCTCACGTCCCAACCGTCCGCATCCGCTGTTCGTCGGACTGGTGAAAGCTGCGCTGGACAAGAGCGGACACCGTCGCTGGGAGGGTGATGAGAGCGCAGCAGCTGCTATGCCGGTGCAGGTGCAGCCAGAACCCTGCGACGACGGACACCCGCTGGAGGAGAACCTGCTGGAGCTGGAGGAAGCGTAG
- a CDS encoding transporter — protein sequence MDVFQVVLSLFLVLFTGYLLKRRGILRDTDTGVINRLILDVTLPAFVFHALYRQRVTADMVHAAWLFGILQVVVMALLWVPARMLRFPRPVLGTFLLTAVYGNTGFLGYPVVQAIFGKTEGAMAAAVVYDQFSMALPVYTVGVAVAMHYGSKYETNWREMMSFFTTPTFLVLIATLMINALQIPVPSFITHAAQLVAGATVPLVLLSLGLMLEPAHLRANRYYLPVVLILLTKMALFPYLMWLATGWMEVQGIARLVAVTQSAMPSAMVNAVITERYGCDHQLATLVIVVGTLCTIMVLPVVVTLLGI from the coding sequence TTGGATGTTTTTCAGGTAGTGCTGTCGCTGTTTCTGGTACTGTTCACCGGTTACCTGCTGAAGCGGCGGGGTATCTTGCGCGACACCGATACAGGCGTCATTAACCGCCTGATTCTGGATGTGACCCTGCCCGCTTTTGTTTTCCACGCCCTGTATCGCCAGCGGGTGACTGCGGATATGGTTCATGCCGCGTGGCTGTTCGGTATCCTGCAGGTGGTCGTGATGGCGCTGTTGTGGGTGCCCGCCCGTATGCTTCGCTTTCCTCGCCCCGTGCTGGGAACCTTTTTGCTGACCGCTGTATACGGAAACACGGGCTTTTTGGGGTATCCTGTCGTGCAGGCGATTTTCGGAAAGACCGAAGGCGCGATGGCAGCGGCAGTGGTGTATGACCAGTTTAGCATGGCTCTGCCCGTATATACCGTCGGGGTAGCGGTCGCCATGCATTATGGTAGCAAGTATGAGACCAACTGGCGTGAGATGATGAGCTTCTTTACCACTCCCACCTTCCTCGTGTTGATTGCAACCCTGATGATTAACGCTTTACAGATACCCGTACCTTCATTTATCACCCATGCGGCGCAACTGGTAGCAGGTGCGACGGTGCCGCTGGTGTTGTTATCGCTGGGGCTGATGCTGGAACCCGCACACTTGCGGGCAAACCGCTACTACCTGCCGGTAGTGCTTATCTTGCTCACCAAGATGGCGTTGTTCCCATACTTGATGTGGCTGGCGACGGGATGGATGGAGGTGCAGGGCATCGCCCGGCTGGTCGCGGTCACACAGTCTGCGATGCCCAGCGCGATGGTGAACGCGGTGATTACCGAACGCTACGGCTGTGACCATCAGCTGGCAACGCTGGTGATTGTGGTGGGTACGCTGTGTACCATCATGGTACTGCCAGTGGTGGTGACGCTATTGGGAATATAG
- the cutA gene encoding divalent-cation tolerance protein CutA: MVVLYITLNTDEEARAISRALLEKRLAVCTNWFPITCAYRWQGDIVEEPETVLIVKTLPDLYEAVTEEVRRHITYTNFMAQLDVPRINNEFADWLKEELCNASENSSDQ; the protein is encoded by the coding sequence ATGGTCGTCCTGTACATCACGCTCAATACCGATGAGGAGGCGCGGGCGATCTCTCGCGCCTTGCTGGAGAAGCGTCTGGCGGTGTGTACCAACTGGTTCCCCATCACCTGCGCCTACCGCTGGCAGGGCGACATCGTGGAGGAACCCGAAACGGTGCTTATCGTCAAGACGCTGCCCGATCTGTATGAGGCGGTCACCGAGGAGGTGCGACGGCACATCACTTACACCAACTTCATGGCGCAACTGGATGTGCCGAGAATCAATAACGAGTTTGCCGACTGGCTGAAAGAGGAACTTTGCAACGCCAGCGAGAATTCGTCGGATCAGTGA